From Solanum stenotomum isolate F172 chromosome 2, ASM1918654v1, whole genome shotgun sequence:
TGAGCCCAGAAGTCAATTAATACTCAACCAATCAGATAAGTCTGGGAATGTGACAAATGACTATACACACATTTTAATATCAGCAGCGCATGTTATATCTCTTGTTTTCTGtttattttccaagaaaaatatatatacttgtcaTTCACTTAAACATTATGGTTGAAATCTTTGAATCTACCTTAttgttaaagtaaaaaaaaaaaaaaaaaaaacaaatctgaCCGCCCTTTTATcttaaaagaatattaaagaTCAGTGAATCATTTCtgaataacaataatataaggGAGAAGGGACggatttacccccgaactttaataaatggtacgtatatgccctccgttatactttgagTCCACATAAGCCCCTTccgtccaattataggtacacatatacccctctcactaacggaccCCTAATTGCTTACACGTGTCTTATTCCTTTTGAACTACCCGtttgacccttttttttaacccataacccAACTATCCACCCCataacccaatacccacccaatttcctctaaaaGGAATCTTAATTTAAACACCCAAATCCGTCCCTTTTCCCTAGTCGGAGGTCACCGCGTATCTCACACAAAAACCCTAGTCGTCGCCCGTATCCAACTATCCGCCGCGATTCCAGTTTGTCTTCATCGAATCTATTGTGTGTTCTTCGATATTTTTGTAGTCAATTTTTCATCTATTTGTCGTCTCCCTCAAATCAGACCTAAAACCATGTCTGAAAGTTCTTGTGATTCAATTTGTAACTCCATGATAATTACTTGTTTTTGTGGTGAATTGGCTCGTTGTTTCACTTCAAGGACTTCATTGAACCCCGGAAGAAGATTTTATAGATGTTCAAAACCTAAGGTACATTTTTCGCTAAATGTAAATTAATATGATTTGTGCTTGTATTTTGGTGATTATGAGTTCTTCTCTGCTATATttattagattgaaaattgtAAATTTTGGAGGTGGGAAGACAGTTCTTCAGAAAATTCTTCTATTGAAGTTAATTTATTGAAGTCTAAATTGGAAGTTGCTACGTTGAAAATGGAGAATTTGAGAGAGTCGTTAAATGCGGTGAAGATTGAAAGagacaatttgagaaaaaaattggagaatttagagAGTTTAAACTACTTCGAGGTgaataaatcaagaaatttggaagCTAAAGTGTTGAAGTTGAAGGTGTTGTGTATATTGTCATTTACTATGTTTGTGGTATTTGTTGTTGCAATTTTCAAGTGATTAACTGGAAGCATGAGGAATATATGTTGTTGAATTGTGGTTTCAAGGGTTAGTTATTTCAAGTATTTGTAGTTTCAAGTGTTAGTTATTTCAAGTATTTGTAGTTTCAAGTGTTAGTTATTTCAACTGTTCCTATGTATTAGTGAATCTTATGTTTGAATGTTGGTCATTATTTAGTGTAGCTATTGCTTCAAACGTATTGTGaatttcaagtgttggctttgaaCATTATTTTGTGTCTTTTGCCTTAAAGTTTGTAGTATTTATTTGTGTTATATTAGTCATTATGTTGAAGATGGATAAATTTTCTAGTATTGCCATTATGTTTTCCTTGAATTTAGAGAAtctgaaaatgaaatgaaagctTCTCTTACCATTGTTTATGAAACGTGTTTTCCAGTTTTATTAAACTTGCACAAAGACACTATTAAACTGTCAACATGAAAATCACTaactaagttttttttttaagagaacAAAAATTCCATTACTTATCAGACAACATCAGAAACTCGGTTTAACATCATCCATGAagtcttaaatttaaaaatcgtgCTTTGCTTGCTGTGACTGCTTGGTGATTCTTCAACTCACAACACCAGCTCTGTGACTGTCATTAGCTCTAATAAATCTAGGACTTGGAAAGCCATTCAACATGGATGGCAATATTGTCAAATTGGACTTCTTTGGAAACCTGCAAACAACATACACATTAATTTTTGGAATGCCTCTTGGATTCGATtaaatacccctcttaaatcaTCATCATCTTACCACAACAGTCAATAAATTTACCTCTGAGTAAATCATCATCTACTTATCAGTTCAATATAGAaccaaaaggaaaagaaatttaCCACAGCAGTCAACCATTGACAGAGAAAATGGTCTCAAAAAATGTATACCATAGCAAAATACCATTGTACATCAACAGAACCCAACAGATACAAGACACTATATATAACATTCACTTGgtcatatataaacaaaacgACAGTTAGTTTTAGTTGATACACTCAACCTATACAAACAATAGAAGTAAAACAGAGTACCAAAACTATAATTTTAACCTTAAAGGCATCAGCCTATAGTACAACCAAAACATCACAAAAACATCATTTAAGGCACCAGCCTACataaaatataccaaaaaaataaatttagccTTAACATCATTTAAGGCACCAGCCTATACAAAACAtagcaaaaaaaataagtttagcCTTAACATCAATATAGGCACCAACATATATAAAACAGTACCAACACAATAGCATCATCCCATTCTTGGCCTCAACTTTTGTAGCTGGTTTGTAGTAACTGCACTCTGTCCATTCCAAGTTAAGCCAGTTGGTTCTATGGGAAGATTTGTAGGTTCACTAACACCAAATTTGTCACCTCTGAAGCCTATTACTCTACTTCCAATTGATTCTTGTgggttatgtttttttttcaaccttGTTAGAAAAGCTTCTTCTGAGATTGTTCTTGGCCTTAGCCTAGGgtcttcatcatcatcctcaGCTACTGGAAAATAGTTGCTAGAAGAAACATATCCAAACTGACTTTCTTGTGTTGGTTGTGGGGCTGTGCAGTTGATGTCTTCCTCAGAAGCTTCATCTTCATCAACTAAACCTCTCCTAAGCTGCCTCTTTTTTCCCCTGCCAGATTCTTTTCCTTGCTTAGCAAGTTGTTTCCCCTGCTTCTTAGTAAGTTGTTTCCCCTGTTTTTCCttattaatcataataaaagatatagaattaaatagtaaaatagaataattatttgatgaaattaaagattaaatgAAAATTACCTTTTCACATCCTCTTGCATTATGATTTTGCTCTCCACAATTACTACATGTCAtcacttttccttttcttgtttgcTTCCATACTCCTTGCCTCTTAATAGCTTCATCTTTTTCTCTTTCCCTCATAAGCTTAGGTCTACCAACAAGCTTGACCAATTCAGGTGGTTCAATGGCATGTAAAGGATCACATTTCCAGAATGGTTCTCCCCTAACATGTTGTAACTTGTGTTTGTAATCTGCCAATGCTGCCTCCTTACTATAATACCAATGAATTTCTTTCATTGGTATCATTTTCTTGTGCTCCATGGCCTTAATTGCATGTGGACATGGAATTCCAGTCAAATCCCATGTTCTGCATGTGcattttttctctcttaagTTGACAATGTGTCTATCTGTACCTTCAGTAACCTCATAGCCATTATCCCCATTGCCACTCACCTTACAAACCttggaaatcttcaaatactCAATAAACAACAATTCACTTTTGGGACTAAATCCATCATCTTTCCACTTTCTCACAACAACCTCTTTTGCTGCCAACCTCTCCATTATTTTGACCCTGATGTCTTCCAACATTTCAATAATTGGCTTGTACCTTGCTTCAAGTATCCAGGCATTGAATGATTCAGTAAAGTTATTGTCAACAACCTGATTTTTGCACACTGTATCTAAATAGGCTATGCACCATGCTTTGGGAGGATACTTGTCTATTAAATCTTGTCCAGCCTCTCCATTAACTTCCTTGATCTCTTGAAGTTGGTCCTCAAACTCCTCTGTAAATGATGACCATGCAGCCCACCATAGCAACTTTTTCAGCTCACCTTTACCCCATCTTTTGCACCAATTTGCCTCAATATGCTTTGCACAATATCTCTGATGTGCTTCAGGTAAGATTGTCCTTACTGCTTCAAGCAGCCCCTAagtatcaaattaaaacaactaaaattaataaaagaaacaGTATCAAGCAAAGGTAAATAAATTGCAAATTAGTAGTATAATATTACCTTCTGCATATTTGATATGAATGTCAGTCCTTCACCATTTTGAAGTTCAAGTGAATGTTGCAAATGTTGCATAAACCATGTCCAAGTCCTCTTAGTCTCTTTATCTACCACAGCCCAAGTTAGAGGGTAGAAAGAGTTAATACTGTCTTGACCAACAGCACACAATACTAGTCCCTTAGTTTTTCCTTTAAGGAATGTACCATCTAACCAAATAAGTGGTCTTAACCCAGATTTAAAACCCAACTTCATTGCCTTGAAGCAGATATACATCCTAAGAAATTTTCTCTTACCATTAGATAGTGCCTCTTTAGACAAATCTATCACAATGTCAGACCCTGTATTACAACTTCTCAATTCAATAGCATAACCCTCTAATTTGTTGTAAGAGTCTACAAAGCTACCTTCTAAACTCTCCAGTATCTCCTTTTTTGGCTTTGTTGCACTTTGCTTCACTTACATTTAGCTCAAAAACTCTATGTAAATCAGCCTTCATTTCTTTGACTTTGTACTTGGGGTCACTTTGCAATTTGTTCTTGAAATACAAGGCTATTGTTGAGTAATCTACTAAAGAGTTATCATATGATATTCCACACTCTATATGATCTACAAGTGTTTTGACACTAACTCCGGGAGTGGTCAAATCCCCAGAAATAAGAAGTAAAAATGGACAGCCATCAGCAGCACATGTATATCTCGATCTTTTTTTATCACTCTTCAACACAACTAGTTCTACCTTCTTAGCTAGAGCATAAAGTTTACAAAAATTTTTTGCTTCAGCTATGTCCTTGAAGGCCATACTCTTAACAATCTCCTTATAATCTTGCAAACCATCAGTTatattcctctttttttttagtaacaAAATTTTCTAATTCATCTGTATCATAATCTGAACAACTAAACACCATTCCATTATTACAGTCATCTTCACTTTCACTACAGTCTGTGCCCTCATTAACCGTTGGTGAAAGTAGAAATGACCCATCATGCATGACAATATCAATTACATCAACAGACAATTCACAATTTTCAGTAGCAAACAAGTGAATAGATTTATACTCAGTAGAGATAAAAGATGTTAAGGTCTTAACTCCCTCATCAcctattatttcaaaatattttctagttggAGCAAGTACAATAAGTTCTTTCACACCAACAAAACCAAACTTATTAATGTACCCATTCACTAAGTTAATAAAAGATATTAGGTCAGGATCATACCCTTTCCAATAAGTCACACATCCTCTATCATAATGTGGTTCTGGACTGGTTAGCCACTCACCACCATGATGAAAGTATATGGTAACTTCAACCATGTTAATGACCAACAAAGAGTTATGAAATAACATAAGTAATAGTGAGTATAAAACAGTGAGTATAAGTCACATTAGTAAATAAGTCAaattgagttaagaaagtcaatTAATAAGCATAACTAAGTAAGTTAATTAGTAAATAAGTAACAGTGAGTATAAGTAATAGTGAGTATAAGTGACATTAGTAAATAAGTCACATTGAGTTGAGAAAGTCAATTAGTAAGCACAAATAAGTAAGTTAATTAGTAAATAAGTAACAGTGAGTATAAGTCACATTAGGATTAAAGTAAGtaagttagttaattaagtCACATTAAGTAAGTTAAGAAAGTCATATTAGTTAAGTAAGTCACATTTGGATTAGTAAGCACATTAGGATTAAGTAAGTTAGTCACTTAAAGTAAGTTAGTCACATTAGAATTAAAGTAGGtaagttagttaattaagtCACATTGAGTAAGTTAAGAAAGTCATATTAGTTAAGTAAGTCACAGTTGGATTAGTAAGCACATTAGGATTAAGTAAGTCAATTAGTTAAGTAAGTCACATTTGGATTAAGTAAGTTAGCCACATAAAGTAAGTTAGTCACATTAGGATTAAAGTAGGtaagttagttaattaagtCACATTGAGTTAAGAATTTCAATTAGTAACATTGAGTATTATCTCTTATTAACTCAAAGTGGTCCACAATTAACAATTAAAGAAGCATTATCTCTTATTAACTCAAAGTGGTCCACAACATAAAGGCAtgaatacaaacaaaaaatcccaacaaaaaataaagtagtGGAATAAAGTAGACAAAGTAATGGAATAAAGTAGACAAAGTCAAGNtccttaatgaaatgatttacaatcacacaaatttttatcattcattttggactacaagttttaaaagtcttcctttctttcttaaacttcgtgtcgagtcaaactacctcacataaaatgggatggagggagtaactAAGAGGCctatttttaattatagaaTCGTGATCATGACTAATGGGCTGCGAGGTTCAACAGAAAGCCGACTCGTGTTCGTCTTTTCTCTGTTGCTGCTCCCTTCTCCATACTCCTTGTCTCCATTCAGTCCTTTTTCTTCACTGCTAGTTGGATTCTCATTAATTTTAGCTGAGAGGAAAATGGATCCGTTAGTTTTTTAGCATAAGTTAACACATGGATggttattgttttatttaacaCAAATATGCAATATTCCTAGAATTGATATGCAGTGTATTAAGTCAAATTACTAATAGA
This genomic window contains:
- the LOC125855773 gene encoding uncharacterized protein LOC125855773 codes for the protein MAFKDIAEAKNFCKLYALAKKVELVVLKSDKKRSRYTCAADGCPFLLLISGDLTTPGVSVKTLVDHIECGISYDNSLVDYSTIALYFKNKLQSDPKYKVKEMKADLHRVFELNVSEAKCNKAKKGDTGEFRRMYICFKAMKLGFKSGLRPLIWLDGTFLKGKTKGLVLCAVGQDSINSFYPLTWAVVDKETKRTWTWFMQHLQHSLELQNGEGLTFISNMQKGLLEAVRTILPEAHQRYCAKHIEANWCKRWGKGELKKLLWWAAWSSFTEEFEDQLQEIKEVNGEAGQDLIDKYPPKAWCIAYLDTVCKNQVVDNNFTESFNAWILEARYKPIIEMLEDIRVKIMERLAAKEVVVRKWKDDGFSPKSELLFIEYLKISKVCKVSGNGDNGYEVTEGTDRHIVNLREKKCTCRTWDLTGIPCPHAIKAMEHKKMIPMKEIHWYYSKEAALADYKHKLQHVRGEPFWKCDPLHAIEPPELVKLVGRPKLMREREKDEAIKRQGVWKQTRKGKVMTCSNCGEQNHNARGCEKEKQGKQLTKKQGKQLAKQGKESGRGKKRQLRRGLVDEDEASEEDINCTAPQPTQESQFGYVSSSNYFPVAEDDDEDPRLRPRTISEEAFLTRLKKKHNPQESIGSRVIGFRGDKFGVSEPTNLPIEPTGLTWNGQSAVTTNQLQKLRPRMG